From Serinicoccus profundi, the proteins below share one genomic window:
- a CDS encoding AAA family ATPase gives MQPPPASEETTEEPEESEPERSVEELLAELDQLIGLERVKAEIHRQVAVLKMDARRQEAGLKVATLTRHLVFVGNPGTGKTTVARLVGGIYRALGLLSKGQLVEVDRSELVAGYLGQTAAKTAEVVGSAHGGVIFIDEAYSLGGDQYGKEAIDTLVKEMEDHREDLVVIVAGYPDPMDDFIATNPGLESRFRTIIDFADYTDDELTAILRHLAAQMDYDLSEPALERFAEILAATPRGSSFGNGRFARNLLEAAIGRHAWRLRDVDGATVEDLRTLQREDFEDRDAVDLSTADETADGPAASDETQDPGASGAPSEHDLADPGHDQGCDADPRPRPEDEA, from the coding sequence GTGCAACCCCCGCCCGCGAGCGAGGAGACCACCGAGGAGCCGGAGGAGAGCGAGCCGGAGCGGTCGGTCGAGGAGCTGCTCGCCGAGCTCGACCAGCTCATCGGCCTGGAGCGGGTCAAGGCCGAGATCCACCGCCAGGTCGCGGTGCTCAAGATGGACGCCCGTCGGCAGGAGGCCGGGCTCAAGGTCGCCACCCTCACCCGGCACCTCGTCTTCGTCGGCAACCCGGGCACCGGCAAGACGACCGTGGCCCGACTGGTCGGCGGGATCTACCGCGCGCTCGGGCTGCTGAGCAAGGGCCAGCTCGTCGAGGTGGACCGCAGCGAGCTCGTCGCGGGCTACCTCGGCCAGACCGCCGCCAAGACCGCTGAGGTCGTGGGCAGCGCGCACGGCGGGGTGATCTTCATCGACGAGGCCTACAGCCTGGGCGGCGATCAGTACGGCAAGGAGGCCATCGACACCCTCGTCAAGGAGATGGAGGACCACCGGGAGGACCTCGTCGTCATCGTCGCCGGCTACCCGGACCCCATGGACGACTTCATCGCGACCAACCCGGGCCTCGAGAGCCGGTTCCGCACCATCATCGACTTCGCCGACTACACCGACGACGAGCTCACCGCGATCCTGCGCCACCTGGCCGCGCAGATGGACTACGACCTCAGCGAGCCGGCGCTCGAACGCTTCGCCGAGATCCTCGCCGCCACCCCGCGCGGCAGCAGCTTCGGCAACGGCCGCTTCGCCCGCAACCTGCTGGAGGCGGCGATCGGTCGGCACGCCTGGCGGCTGCGGGACGTCGACGGCGCCACCGTCGAGGACCTTCGCACCCTGCAGCGCGAGGACTTCGAGGACCGTGACGCCGTCGACCTGTCCACCGCCGACGAGACCGCCGACGGCCCTGCGGCGTCCGATGAAACCCAGGACCCAGGCGCCTCCGGCGCCCCGAGCGAGCACGACCTCGCCGACCCGGGGCACGACCAGGGCTGCGACGCCGACCCGCGTCCGCGGCCGGAGGACGAGGCGTGA
- a CDS encoding toxic anion resistance protein, giving the protein MTDQPQPLAAPEPAEPLVLTAPSPTEPVAQTAAPRMAPQVDPEAMPALDAKVEAYLTGLTQTETRSPEFSQRAADVRTMGDADIRAAAETSNRLLKSPVRAIQQGGVSKESKVAQTLTELRHTVEDLDPAQAKGVKKWFERLPFSDRLTAYFQKYESAEKHLDAILHALRSGQDELAKDNAALNLEKQQLWESMGRLNQYVYIAEQLDAKVAAAIAELDTSDPDRAKALREDVLFYVRQKHQDLLTQLAVSIQNYLAIDIVMKNNIELIKGVDRASTTTVSALRTAVLVAQALNNQKLVLDQITALNQTTSQMIQSTSELLRDNSVAIQEQAASATLGLDQLQAAFSNIYATMDAIDEFRVQALDGMSQTIGVLEGEVEKSRTYLDRARRTDTRLAGGQLDLDGGTPGGSVSSGSR; this is encoded by the coding sequence ATGACCGACCAGCCGCAGCCGCTCGCCGCGCCGGAGCCCGCCGAGCCCCTCGTGCTGACCGCCCCCTCCCCGACCGAACCGGTCGCCCAGACCGCGGCCCCGCGCATGGCGCCGCAGGTCGACCCCGAGGCGATGCCGGCCCTCGACGCCAAGGTCGAGGCCTACCTCACCGGCCTCACCCAGACCGAGACCCGCTCGCCGGAGTTCTCCCAGCGCGCCGCCGACGTGCGCACGATGGGCGATGCCGACATCCGGGCCGCCGCCGAGACCTCCAACCGGCTGCTCAAGTCGCCCGTGCGCGCGATCCAGCAGGGTGGGGTCTCCAAGGAGTCGAAGGTCGCGCAGACGCTCACCGAGCTGCGGCATACCGTGGAGGACCTCGACCCCGCCCAGGCCAAGGGGGTCAAGAAGTGGTTCGAGCGGCTGCCCTTCTCGGACCGTCTGACCGCCTACTTCCAGAAGTACGAGTCGGCCGAGAAGCACCTCGACGCGATCCTGCACGCGCTGCGCAGCGGCCAGGACGAGCTCGCCAAGGACAACGCGGCGCTCAACCTGGAGAAGCAGCAGTTGTGGGAGTCGATGGGGCGGCTCAACCAGTACGTCTACATCGCCGAGCAGCTCGACGCCAAGGTCGCCGCGGCGATCGCCGAGCTGGACACCAGCGACCCGGACCGCGCCAAGGCGCTGCGCGAGGACGTCCTGTTCTACGTGCGGCAGAAGCACCAGGACCTCCTGACCCAGCTCGCGGTGTCGATCCAGAACTACCTGGCCATCGACATCGTCATGAAGAACAACATCGAGCTCATCAAGGGCGTCGACCGGGCCTCGACCACGACGGTCTCCGCGCTGCGCACGGCGGTGCTGGTCGCCCAGGCGCTCAACAACCAGAAGCTCGTCCTGGACCAGATCACCGCGCTCAACCAGACCACCTCGCAGATGATCCAGAGCACGAGCGAGCTGCTGCGGGACAACTCGGTCGCGATCCAGGAGCAGGCGGCCTCGGCCACCCTCGGTCTGGACCAGCTGCAGGCGGCCTTCTCCAACATCTACGCGACGATGGATGCGATCGACGAGTTCCGCGTTCAGGCGCTGGACGGTATGTCGCAGACGATCGGGGTGCTCGAGGGCGAGGTCGAGAAGTCCCGCACCTACCTCGACCGGGCCCGCCGGACGGACACCCGCCTGGCCGGCGGCCAGCTGGACCTCGACGGGGGCACGCCCGGCGGGTCGGTGTCCTCGGGGTCGCGCTGA
- a CDS encoding DUF1905 domain-containing protein translates to MSEAWDLKFTGEVVEWRGPAPFHFLITPPEESEWLTEVMREVTYGWGMVPVTGRLGGTRFTTSLWPRQGAFYVPLKDAVRRAEGVELGDTVTVGLTIRT, encoded by the coding sequence ATGAGCGAGGCTTGGGACCTGAAGTTCACCGGCGAGGTGGTCGAGTGGCGCGGGCCGGCCCCCTTCCACTTCCTCATCACCCCACCGGAGGAGAGCGAGTGGCTCACCGAGGTCATGCGTGAGGTGACCTACGGGTGGGGCATGGTCCCGGTCACCGGTCGGCTCGGCGGCACGAGGTTCACCACGTCCCTGTGGCCTCGCCAGGGGGCGTTCTACGTGCCGCTCAAGGACGCGGTGCGGCGGGCCGAAGGGGTCGAGCTCGGCGACACGGTCACCGTGGGGCTGACCATCCGCACCTGA
- a CDS encoding aminotransferase class V-fold PLP-dependent enzyme: protein MTTTQAPTAASQAPHPGDHPLLRRIRESVIGEDHVMTTPYGRRRVTYADYTASGRALSFIEDAIRDVVLPSYANTHTESSGTGLQTTRLREDARAAIHEAVGGDEDSVVIFAGSGCTGAIAKIVGVLGLRIPSSLEDTHHLSAHIPPEQRPVVLIGPFEHHSNEIPWRESIADVVQVAMDADGHVCLDDLRAQLEEYADRPLVIGSFSAASNVTGIITDTHTVTEILHEHGALAFWDFAAAAPYVDIEMSAPAGRPGAAKDAIFLSPHKFIGGPSTPGVLVARRELFANRVPDVPGGGTVAYVNPAEHSYLSDPAHREEGGTPAIVEAIRAGLVFRLKDAVGVEVIRAREDEFLARAVRAWQQEPALQLLGNLDAQRLSILSFVVRGQGRPYLYHNYVVALLNDLFGIQARGGCSCAGPYGHTLLGIDLERSHAFEARITSGCEGIKPGWVRVNFNYFISDTAADYVIEAVRLVARDGWRLLADYRFDVATGLWRHREGVVEPPVRLRDVVFGADGEVRLPQPGPTGGEELLAEQLDQAREILAAAPSSPLPEATDEQAGGAAELRWFDLPEVCLR from the coding sequence ATGACCACGACCCAGGCGCCCACGGCGGCGAGCCAGGCCCCCCACCCCGGTGACCACCCGCTCCTGCGGCGCATCCGGGAGTCGGTCATCGGCGAGGACCACGTCATGACCACCCCCTACGGCCGGCGGCGGGTAACCTACGCCGACTACACCGCCTCCGGGCGCGCCCTGAGCTTCATCGAGGACGCCATCCGTGACGTCGTGCTGCCCAGCTATGCCAACACGCATACCGAGTCCAGCGGCACCGGCCTGCAGACCACCCGGCTGCGCGAGGACGCGCGGGCCGCGATCCACGAGGCGGTCGGCGGCGACGAGGACAGCGTGGTCATCTTCGCCGGGTCGGGGTGCACCGGCGCCATCGCGAAGATCGTCGGGGTCCTCGGGCTGCGCATCCCCTCGTCGCTCGAGGACACCCACCACCTGTCCGCCCACATCCCGCCCGAGCAGCGCCCGGTCGTGCTCATCGGACCGTTCGAGCACCACAGCAACGAGATCCCGTGGCGCGAGAGCATCGCCGACGTGGTCCAGGTCGCCATGGACGCCGACGGGCACGTCTGCCTCGACGACCTGCGTGCGCAGCTGGAGGAGTATGCCGACCGTCCCCTGGTCATCGGCTCCTTCTCCGCGGCCTCCAACGTCACCGGGATCATCACCGACACCCACACCGTGACCGAGATCCTGCACGAGCACGGCGCCCTCGCGTTCTGGGACTTCGCGGCCGCCGCCCCTTACGTCGACATCGAGATGAGCGCACCCGCCGGTCGGCCCGGGGCCGCCAAGGACGCGATCTTCCTCTCGCCGCACAAGTTCATCGGGGGCCCCTCGACCCCGGGGGTGCTCGTCGCGCGCCGCGAGCTCTTCGCCAACCGGGTCCCCGACGTGCCCGGCGGTGGGACCGTCGCCTACGTCAACCCGGCCGAGCACTCCTACCTCTCCGACCCCGCGCACCGCGAGGAGGGCGGCACCCCCGCCATCGTCGAGGCGATCCGGGCCGGGCTGGTCTTCCGGCTCAAGGACGCCGTGGGCGTCGAGGTCATCCGGGCCCGCGAGGACGAGTTCCTCGCCCGGGCCGTCCGCGCGTGGCAGCAGGAGCCCGCGCTGCAGCTGCTGGGCAACCTCGACGCGCAACGGCTCTCGATCCTCTCCTTCGTCGTCCGCGGCCAGGGGCGCCCCTACCTGTACCACAACTACGTGGTCGCCCTGCTCAACGACCTCTTCGGCATCCAGGCCCGCGGCGGCTGCTCCTGCGCCGGGCCCTACGGGCATACCCTGCTCGGGATCGACCTGGAGCGCTCGCACGCCTTCGAGGCGCGGATCACCAGCGGCTGCGAGGGCATCAAGCCGGGCTGGGTGCGGGTCAACTTCAACTACTTCATCTCCGACACCGCCGCGGACTACGTCATCGAGGCGGTGCGGCTGGTCGCTCGCGACGGGTGGCGGCTGCTCGCCGACTACCGCTTCGACGTGGCGACCGGGCTGTGGCGGCACCGAGAAGGTGTCGTGGAGCCCCCGGTGCGCCTGCGGGACGTCGTCTTCGGGGCCGACGGCGAGGTGCGCCTCCCCCAGCCCGGTCCGACCGGTGGTGAGGAACTGCTCGCCGAGCAGCTCGACCAGGCACGGGAGATCCTCGCCGCCGCACCCTCGAGCCCCCTGCCCGAGGCCACCGACGAGCAGGCGGGCGGGGCCGCGGAGCTGCGGTGGTTCGACCTGCCGGAGGTATGCCTGCGCTGA
- a CDS encoding DUF445 domain-containing protein: METTVNRMDDASRRAGLRQMRMVATGLLLLMAVIYILTHGRDGVWGYVNAGAEAGMVGAIADWFAVTALFRHPLGLPIPHTALVPRRKDDLGASLEQFVTDNFLTPQVLREKILDAQVVRRLGDWLREPEHAERVVSEAVPFLVRAVERVDEEEIRVFVDDVILPRVRREPLSPVAGHLLERVVEDGSHHGLVDLGARELHAWLALHQDQVEAIVRSRAPSWAPTWVNDQVTRRVYTEVVRWAKDVKDDPQHNVRHALDAYLTELGRDLQHDPRTQQRFESLKERVLEHPQVSATGVALGETLRTSVLDALEDPHGALRGRMCSALVALGRQLGEDERLQARLDAWTADTVVSLVQRYGPEITSVISGTIKRWDAREAADKIELHVGRDLQFIRLNGTIVGALVGLTIHALSQLL; encoded by the coding sequence GTGGAGACCACCGTGAACCGCATGGACGACGCCTCCCGGCGCGCCGGGCTGCGTCAGATGCGGATGGTCGCGACCGGGCTGCTGCTGCTCATGGCGGTCATCTACATCCTCACCCACGGGCGCGACGGGGTCTGGGGCTACGTCAACGCCGGTGCCGAGGCCGGGATGGTGGGGGCGATCGCCGACTGGTTCGCGGTCACCGCGCTCTTCCGGCACCCGCTCGGGCTGCCCATCCCGCACACCGCCCTCGTGCCGCGCCGCAAGGACGACCTGGGTGCGAGCCTGGAGCAGTTCGTCACCGACAACTTCCTCACCCCGCAGGTGCTGAGGGAGAAGATCCTCGACGCGCAGGTCGTGCGGCGCCTCGGTGACTGGCTGCGCGAGCCCGAGCACGCCGAGCGCGTGGTGTCCGAGGCGGTGCCCTTCCTCGTGCGCGCCGTCGAGCGGGTCGACGAGGAGGAGATCCGGGTCTTCGTCGACGACGTCATCCTGCCGCGGGTGCGCCGGGAGCCGCTGTCGCCGGTCGCCGGGCACCTGCTCGAGCGGGTCGTCGAGGACGGCTCCCACCACGGGCTGGTCGATCTCGGCGCCCGGGAGCTGCATGCCTGGCTGGCCCTGCACCAGGACCAGGTCGAGGCGATCGTGCGCTCGCGCGCACCCTCCTGGGCACCGACCTGGGTCAACGACCAGGTCACCCGGAGGGTCTACACCGAGGTGGTGCGCTGGGCCAAGGACGTCAAGGACGACCCACAGCACAACGTGCGGCACGCCCTCGACGCCTACCTCACCGAGCTCGGCCGGGACCTCCAGCACGACCCCCGCACCCAGCAGCGCTTCGAGTCGCTCAAGGAGCGCGTCCTCGAGCACCCCCAGGTCAGCGCCACCGGCGTGGCCCTCGGCGAGACGCTACGGACCTCCGTGCTCGACGCGCTCGAGGACCCGCACGGGGCGTTGCGGGGGCGGATGTGCAGCGCCCTGGTGGCGCTCGGTCGCCAGCTCGGGGAGGACGAGCGGCTGCAGGCGCGGCTGGACGCCTGGACCGCCGACACGGTCGTCAGCCTCGTCCAGCGCTACGGCCCCGAGATCACCTCGGTCATCTCCGGCACCATCAAGCGGTGGGACGCGCGCGAGGCCGCCGACAAGATCGAGCTCCACGTTGGCCGCGACCTGCAGTTCATCCGGCTCAACGGCACCATCGTCGGCGCGCTCGTCGGCCTGACCATCCACGCCCTCTCCCAGCTGCTCTGA